The Thermodesulforhabdus norvegica genome includes a region encoding these proteins:
- a CDS encoding 2-oxoacid:acceptor oxidoreductase subunit alpha — MTATSGPGFSLMQENIGFACVAEVPCVIVNVMRGGPSTGLPTKPSQGDVMQARWGTHGEHPIIVLAVSTTRDCFDVTVQAFNLSEKYRTPVIILADEVVAHTREKIFLPHPEEVEVVDRIKPSMPPEWYIPYEDNPRGVPPMAPFGEGYRYHVTGLIHDIRGFPTERPDEIQQFLTRIHRKIYQNYFDIVMLKEEFAEDAEILVVAYGSVARSARRAVRDARRRGIRVGLIQLVTLWPFPRQALEPYLMRVKAVLVPEMNFGQVSREIKRISQGMTRVEKLNRIDGDLITPQEILTRIMKL; from the coding sequence CGATGACGGCAACGAGCGGGCCTGGTTTTTCTTTGATGCAGGAGAACATCGGGTTTGCCTGCGTTGCCGAGGTGCCCTGTGTGATTGTGAACGTTATGAGGGGTGGGCCCAGCACGGGTTTGCCGACAAAACCCAGTCAGGGTGATGTGATGCAGGCTCGCTGGGGTACTCACGGTGAGCATCCCATAATTGTTCTTGCCGTATCCACGACCAGGGACTGTTTTGATGTAACCGTTCAGGCTTTCAACCTTTCGGAAAAGTACCGGACGCCTGTGATCATACTTGCCGATGAGGTTGTTGCTCATACCCGCGAGAAGATTTTTCTTCCCCACCCGGAAGAAGTTGAGGTGGTGGATCGAATAAAGCCCAGTATGCCTCCTGAGTGGTACATACCTTATGAGGATAACCCCCGGGGTGTTCCGCCCATGGCGCCGTTTGGTGAGGGGTACAGGTATCATGTAACGGGTCTGATTCACGACATTCGGGGGTTTCCTACGGAGAGGCCCGATGAGATTCAGCAGTTTCTTACCCGTATTCATCGGAAGATTTATCAGAATTACTTTGACATTGTGATGTTGAAGGAAGAGTTTGCGGAGGATGCGGAGATTCTTGTGGTTGCCTATGGGTCGGTGGCGAGGTCTGCGAGGCGTGCGGTAAGAGATGCGAGGAGGCGGGGGATCAGGGTCGGTTTGATACAGCTTGTAACCCTCTGGCCCTTTCCACGTCAGGCTCTTGAGCCCTATCTTATGAGGGTCAAGGCCGTTCTTGTGCCGGAGATGAATTTCGGGCAGGTGTCGAGAGAGATAAAGAGGATAAGTCAGGGTATGACCAGGGTTGAGAAGCTTAACCGGATAGACGGAGATCTTATAACCCCGCAGGAGATTCTTACGAGAATCATGAAGCTCTGA